CGCGCTTGCTCTTTCCCATACCTTCCCTCATCGCGCCTCTTGGAGTGCGtcgcggcgtgtgtgtctttctgtctctctctctccccacccaACCCATCCGccccgcgtgtgtgtgtgtgtgcagcctCTCCACTACTACTTCACTTTCCGCACCTACCACTTGCGTTGTCCTTACACCCGAAacgcccacccacacctatcaccaccaccaccacttcgTCCTCCGCGgtggctggtgctgctcatgTGGGATACAGGAGAAAAAAACGCTCAATTTCCATTCGGCCGACCCATGACCGCCTTCACCATCGTCTACAACCTCTTGACCTACACGGCAGGTGGGTTCTCCGTGATCATGAACGCGTCGCCTGTGATCACGATTCGTCGGCTGGAGCAATCGGGCACCGTGGGGGCCTCCACTGTCACTTTCTACGGCGCACAGATGTACAACGCCGTTACGTGGACCTCGTACGGTATCTTCTCCGTCTCTTACCCGTTGCTTATCGCGAACATCCTCGGCAACGCCGTCTCGACGTACTGTAGCCTCGTATTCCTCACAGTGGCGCGGCGAGAGGAGAAGTCGGGGTGCACGCTGCAGTCCACAACCTACTCCAAAAGTGTCCTGACGTACGCCTTCTTTTTCGTGCTCagcgcggcgcacctgctgctgagcatCGTCCTCACCATGTCTGGGCGGCCGGAGACGGCAAAGACGATTACGGGCTACGAGGGCAGCGTGGCGTGCATCGTGATGCTGAGCGCCCCCCTTCTGGCGTTCAAGCACATCGTCGCCACGAAGAACGCCGAGGTGCTCGCTCCGGTCATGGTCGGCTGTGCCTTTTTCAACACGCTCTTCTGGCTCGTCGCGGGCCTCATGACGCACGACATGTTCATTGCCTTCCCCAACTTCCTGTGCTTCCTTGCGTGTTGCGCGCAGGTGGTGCTCTTGGTGATGTACGGGAGGaggccggcggcgccgacggaAATTAATGAGGCCATTGCGCCCACCCCGTTTGGCTAGCGACCTGCGAGACAAACCCGCGCACGCGGTGTTCCTTTAGTTTTATGCTCTTCTAGGGCAGGTGTGTGGTGGTCTGGTTTGTTGTCCTGTCGAACGGTCGCTTTGCACACACTGgactgtgtgtgggtgtcttCCGGGATTCACCGTCCCGCTGCAAAACGTGCAGACGGGTAACTAACAAAGCACCGAACACTGCGAAGAAAAGCAACGCACACCGTCGCTCGCTTCAACAACACGCTCGCAAGACACGCCGGCGGCTCTCCCCCACAAAGCCCCGCACAGATAGCGGGCCGGGGCCCTCTCTGCGCTTCGTCTGCCCTAATCCcggctctcctcctcgcgccgCTGTGGTCGCCGGTGGCTGTTCCTTTATGAGGCCGGGCTGGGGCTGGCCCTGGCgccggtgggggaggggggggggaagggggggctGGCTGGGTTGNNNNNNNNNNNNNNNNNNNNNNNNNNNNNNNNNNNNNNNNNNNNNNNNNNNNNNNNNNNNNNNNNNNNNNNNNNNNNNNNNNNNNNNNNNNNNNNNNNNNGCTGGGTGGGGCGGTCGCGGGGTGATCTGCCGCGGGGGCCGGCAAGCCCCTGCTTTGCCGTGTCGTTCCTTTGTCTTCCGAATCGGTGCCGTGCACCACACTCACGCGCTCACTCCCTCTcacacggccgccgccgttcaCCGTCACTTCCGTCGTCGCTACAACCCGACAAGGCACTCCACCTCCGCACCGCACTCGCACAGCATCCAGTGATACGACTGCGAGTCCGGCGGGTGGTTGATGGCGCCGATTTGGCGGATCAGGTGCTGGGCGATACACGCGCCGGCAATCGTGTCGCTAACGCAGTCTGCCGAGCGGGCGCCGTGCGCACAGGTCTGCAGTACTTCCTGCACATCGGCGACGGTCAGCTGCTGTAGTTGCAACTGGCTCACCACCTCGTATgccttcgccgctgccgccgcgaacCCAAGCGACACGGCTTCTGtccgcacctgcagcgccaaAACGGCTCTCTGGTAGCCGCGCGGCTTCTCTGCCAAAAGACTCGGTTCTGCCACGAGGTGACGCCACTGCTCCGCCAACGAgtgcgccggcagccgccgaTAGAGGAAGAGTGCCAGAACAGTGGGCCCGCACGTAACATGCAGTGCGACGATGTCAGCGCACGGCAAAGCAGCTTGGGCATGCGGCACGGCGTCCTCTTCAGTGCTGACGGCAGCCATCGTCACCCGTGTTCCCGAAGAGCCATCCAGTTTGGTGACTGCGTCGTACACCGATACGTGTGGGTTCAGCCGCTGCAGTGCGCCAAGCgcgcgagcgccgcgcgTGCCTCCCGCCTCGCCCTGCATCAAGTAGTTGGTGCGCGCGTCGGCATCTGTGACAAGACCTTCATCGACGACGGCCAccgcgcgcacacctgcCAGGACCAAATTCTTTGCtgcctccgcagcggcaccggcaacaCCGTGCAGCGCGACGCTTGTGTgcatcagctgctgctgcgtcgatTTGCCCCATAGCCGAATTTGGCGGTCATaccgcaccgcctctgcgTCCCTCATCACAGTAGCGAGGgtcggcggagggggagggtccGAGGCTGAAGGAAGGTAGGGAGGCCCGCGCACGGTCAGCGTCGACAACAGCTGTGCAACCGATCCGTGACGCGTGACAACCGACCAACGTGAAACTGCAGCAAAAGAAGGGAGAACGTGTCGGAGGTGGACAAGATGAGAGATGCGAGGAAAAGGAGTGGCGTCCAAAGAGTGGAGAGACATGGAAGGCGTCAccgcgtgcaggcgcgctTCGCTCCGCGAGTGCCTCGGCCACTGTGTCCAAATGGCTACACAATGTGAGGCGACGTGGACAGACCGCACCACCTACCATCGCACATGCTTGCTATCTACATAATCCATTTGTGTTGTGCCTCCTCCTGACGTCCACATACTTCGGGCTAATGAGCAGCCGACGAAGTTTTTCGTCCTGTACGCGTCCATTATAGCATACAGCGTGAGCCGGGCTCCTCTCTGCCCGGCACCTCTGCCTTGCACTCTACACagtccccccaccccccgccgctgagcaggccgcctcacagccgcgcgcccacggtgccggccgccacccctggtgcatcccGCGGGGCGACACCCGGGCTCCCCAGCAGCGGGCAGTgtgagggtggggtgggattCGCTCGACACACGCGGGCCCTTTGCCCATCAACATGGGTGgcacatcagcagcgacgcatcgctctGACGTCCACCCCCCTACACGTCATGAAGGCGGATAATGAACAAGAAAAAATAGATGCGTTGCGAGGCGCTTTTCCTTCACAAGTCGTAAGCGTCGCCTGCCAGCATGTCCTTCACCCACGTGCACGAACGCGggcagaggccgtgctggGCATCCGCGAGATCGTGTCTGCCGCCTAGCAGTTCCTCCCACTGCTCCGCTTGCATCGTCCACTTCTGTTGCAAGCGCTGACACGCCACGGCAACATCCGACGTCAGCGCATCCTCGTCGTGCGGGGCATCCTCCATGAGTGGGCTGTAGGCGCTGTGGACGAGGTCGGTGTGTGTTATCGGCAGAGACCCGCAGAACGCATGCTCAAAGAACGCCTGCACGGCCTCACGGCTCAGGTGCTTACCGCGGCAAACGTGCGTGAAGGTAAGCGCCGGCGCAGAGGAACGCGAATGCGCGGCCAGCATCGTGGCAAACCGCTTTACCTTGGCGTCACCGCGTGCTCTTTCATTGGCACAGGTGCGGCTCCAAGACCGCAGGATGGGCCATGCAGTTTCGACGCGCTCACAGCAGGTGACGGCCGCAACGCGCCCGGCATACTCGGTGCCGCGGACGGGGTCGGCAAAGGTCACCTCGGTTACAAGGCCGCAGAGCAGCAGGGCAGAGAGCACTGCGCGCAGCGTGGCGCCACGACAGGTGGTCATGAAAAGTGTTTGTTCGCCTTCCCTTGATAGCGCCACAGGAAGTAACGTGTCGCATGTCATACAGAAGCGAGACGAGAGGCACAAGTGCAGACAGTGAGGGAGCGCGAAGTTCACGAGAAAGGGAGCAGAGAACGAGATtcggggtggggtggaggcgcagTCAACGCACACCGctgcgtctccctccctcctccccctggTACGTGTTGCAGGCTTGGGCATCCGTTCCTGCGGAGGCGGTCGTAGCTCAGACTCGACGTGTCGCTGTCACAGGACAGGTACTCGTGCAAGGTGCGCGCGGACTGCCTGCACGTGTCGAAGAGCACACATCAGCTTCTATCGTTGAGTTGCCCATATTGCCTTGGATCTGCGCTGGAAACcctctccgccccctcccacgGCACCCCGTATGGACGGACTCCCATAGCACACGCGAGAACGGCCACACTCCGGATAAAAGCACTGttaagaaaaaaaaggaagcgTGGGTGGGAAGGGGCAGAGTGCATCGTGGATGGAAAGGAGGTCACCACGAGCTTGACGCATTACGAGCAGCCGCGCAAAGGACAGCGCTCgggttgggggagggggaaag
Above is a window of Leishmania mexicana MHOM/GT/2001/U1103 complete genome, chromosome 28 DNA encoding:
- a CDS encoding putative ubiquitin activating enzyme, with product MRDAEAVRYDRQIRLWGKSTQQQLMHTSVALHGVAGAAAEAAKNLVLAGVRAVAVVDEGLVTDADARTNYLMQGEAGGTRGARALGALQRLNPHVSVYDAVTKLDGSSGTRVTMAAVSTEEDAVPHAQAALPCADIVALHVTCGPTVLALFLYRRLPAHSLAEQWRHLVAEPSLLAEKPRGYQRAVLALQVRTEAVSLGFAAAAAKAYEVVSQLQLQQLTVADVQEVLQTCAHGARSADCVSDTIAGACIAQHLIRQIGAINHPPDSQSYHWMLCECGAEVECLVGL